A stretch of DNA from Streptomyces rubradiris:
TGGAGATCGTGTCCGCCGGTGAGCTGGGAGTCCACATCCCGCTGGGCTGCCGGACCGCCGAACCCGTCGAGTTCGCGCTGGACTTCGAGGGACCGGTCGCCGCGCTCGGCAGCGGCGGGCTGACGTTCTCCGGAACGACCGCCTTCCCCTCCCTGACCGACTGCGGACTGTTCGGGCCGGCGCTCAGCCTGGCCTTCTCCGGCCCCGGCAACGGCTACACCTTCACGGTCGTGCCCCCGGCACCCAAGTCGTACTGAGCCACTCCCGCCGAGGCCGGCCGGGCGGATCACGGTGTTCCCCACGCGCACCGTACGGTGGCCGGGCACGACCCCGTCGCCCGGTCACCGGCCGGCCGGCCGAGCCGCGTCTCCTGGGACAGGACGCGCACCCGGCCTCCGGGCAGGTCCTCCACCGGCCAGGCGTGCGGCACGTCCGGCCGCTCCAAGGCCCGCTGCCCGCCCGGCCCCGCCCTCACAGCCGCGCCCCCCTCCGCTCGCCCCGCAGGAGCCACGCCAGGTACGCGCCGCCGGCCACGCCGGTCAGGACGCCGACCGGGAGCAGGGCCGAGCCGGTCAGGCGTTGTGTGGCGAGGTCGGCCGCGGTGAGCAGGAGGGCGCCCGTCCAGGCGGCGGGCAGGACGTTGGGGCCGGCCGCGCGGGTCATCCGGCGTGCGAGCTGGGGCGCGGCCATCGCCACGAACGGGACCGGCCCGGCCGCCGCGACGGCCAGCGCCGTCAGTCCCGTACCGGCGCTCAGCAGGATCAGGCGGCTGCGCTCGGGCGGCACGCCCAGCGCGGCGGCGGTGTCGTCGCCCATCTCCAGCATGGTCAGGCGCCGCGCGTACCCCAGGACGACCGGCCCGAGCACCGCCACGCCGAGCGCGGCGACGGTGACGTCGCTCCAGTCCCGGGCGTTGAGCGAACCGATCGTCCAGCTCGCCGCCTGCGCCGCCTTGCCGATGTCGGCGCGCAGGTACAGGAAGTTGGTGACCGCGCCCAGCACCGCGGAGGCGCCGATGCCGACGAGCACCAGCCGGTAGCCGTGCACCCCCCGCTTCCAGGCCAGCAGGTAGACCGCCGCGGCCGTGGCACAGCCGCCGGACACGGCGCCGACGGCCGTCTGCGTCGTGCCCGCGTCCAGCACGATGATGGCGACGAGCGCGCCGGCCGAGGCGCCGTTGCCGAAGCCGATGACGTCGGGGCTGCCGAGCGGGTTGCGGGTGAGCGACTGGAACACCGCGCCCGCCATGCCCATCCCGAACCCGACGAGCGCGGCGACCAGGGCGCGCGGCAGCCGGAGGTCGAGGACCACGAAGCCGGCGCCCGGCGGCCCGTCGCCGAACAGGGTCCGCACCACCTCGGCCGGGGACAGCGCGTACGTCCCGGTGCCGAGGGCGAGGACCATCGCGAGGGCGGCCAGCGCGGCCAGCAGCACGCAGACCAGGACCGCCCGGGGGTCGTACCGCAGCGACCAGCGCCCCGTGCGCAACAGCCCGCGCCGCAGGTCGACGTGGACGGCCGGGCGCTTCTCCTCCCGCACCGGAGTCACAGCTGGGCCACCTTCCGCTGCCGCACCAGATGGATGAAGA
This window harbors:
- a CDS encoding FecCD family ABC transporter permease, with the protein product MTPVREEKRPAVHVDLRRGLLRTGRWSLRYDPRAVLVCVLLAALAALAMVLALGTGTYALSPAEVVRTLFGDGPPGAGFVVLDLRLPRALVAALVGFGMGMAGAVFQSLTRNPLGSPDVIGFGNGASAGALVAIIVLDAGTTQTAVGAVSGGCATAAAVYLLAWKRGVHGYRLVLVGIGASAVLGAVTNFLYLRADIGKAAQAASWTIGSLNARDWSDVTVAALGVAVLGPVVLGYARRLTMLEMGDDTAAALGVPPERSRLILLSAGTGLTALAVAAAGPVPFVAMAAPQLARRMTRAAGPNVLPAAWTGALLLTAADLATQRLTGSALLPVGVLTGVAGGAYLAWLLRGERRGARL